From the genome of Pseudomonas sp. TMP9, one region includes:
- a CDS encoding MetQ/NlpA family ABC transporter substrate-binding protein has product MKKLIVAIAALAAFSAQAESLSIAATAVPHAEILEFIKPALAKEGVELDIKVFTDYVQPNVQVAEKRLDANFFQHQPYLDEFNKSRGTKLVSVVGVHVEPFGAYSSQHKSLADLPQGANVVIPNDATNGGRALLLLQKAGVITLKPEAGILATPKDILENPKAIKVRELEAATLPRVLTQVDLALINTNYALEAKLNPIKDALVIEGNDSPYVNQLVARADNKDSAAMQKLAKALNSAEVKAFIQEKYQGAVVPAF; this is encoded by the coding sequence ATGAAAAAACTGATTGTTGCAATCGCGGCCCTGGCCGCTTTTTCCGCTCAAGCCGAAAGCCTGAGCATCGCGGCAACTGCGGTACCGCATGCGGAAATTCTCGAATTTATTAAACCGGCTCTGGCCAAAGAAGGCGTTGAGCTGGACATCAAAGTCTTTACCGACTATGTGCAGCCGAACGTACAGGTGGCTGAAAAGCGCCTGGACGCCAACTTCTTTCAGCACCAGCCGTACCTAGATGAGTTCAACAAGAGCCGTGGCACGAAACTGGTCAGCGTTGTCGGTGTGCACGTCGAGCCCTTCGGCGCTTACTCCAGCCAACACAAGAGCTTGGCCGACCTGCCGCAAGGCGCCAACGTGGTGATCCCCAACGACGCCACCAACGGTGGCCGTGCCCTGCTGCTGCTGCAGAAGGCCGGGGTGATCACCCTCAAGCCGGAAGCGGGCATCCTCGCAACGCCAAAAGACATCCTTGAGAACCCGAAAGCCATCAAGGTGCGTGAACTGGAAGCGGCCACCCTGCCGCGCGTGTTGACCCAGGTTGACCTGGCGTTGATCAATACCAATTACGCCCTAGAAGCCAAGCTCAACCCCATCAAGGATGCGCTGGTGATCGAAGGCAATGACTCGCCGTACGTCAACCAGCTGGTCGCCCGCGCTGACAACAAAGACAGCGCCGCCATGCAGAAGCTGGCCAAAGCGCTCAACAGTGCTGAAGTGAAGGCGTTTATTCAAGAGAAGTACCAAGGTGCCGTCGTGCCGGCGTTCTAA
- a CDS encoding SCO family protein, which produces MTRTHTTVFVLIAIVALVLGLTVNKVLNNKSQGDPTVLLDAGIVLLPQSRSLPALSLLDQDGQAVAVDQLTGQWSLLFFGYTFCPDICPATLAQLRQLQGQLPAQTLAKLRIVLVTVDPGRDTPEQLKKYLDYFDAGFIGWTGEQATIQKLANSVSIPFIPADTSKENYTVDHSGNLVLIGPDGKQHGFIRAPINNDKLAAQLPGLFDRAN; this is translated from the coding sequence ATGACCCGAACCCACACCACCGTTTTTGTTCTCATTGCCATCGTTGCGTTGGTATTGGGTCTGACCGTTAACAAAGTGCTGAATAACAAAAGCCAAGGTGACCCTACCGTGTTGCTGGATGCTGGCATCGTCTTGCTGCCGCAAAGCCGCAGTCTGCCAGCATTGAGTTTGCTCGATCAGGATGGCCAGGCCGTGGCGGTTGATCAACTCACGGGGCAGTGGAGCTTGTTGTTCTTCGGCTACACCTTCTGCCCGGACATTTGCCCCGCGACCCTCGCTCAACTGCGTCAGTTGCAGGGTCAGCTTCCAGCGCAAACCTTGGCCAAGCTGCGTATCGTCTTGGTCACGGTTGATCCAGGCCGCGACACACCGGAACAATTGAAGAAGTACCTAGACTATTTCGACGCCGGCTTTATCGGCTGGACGGGTGAGCAAGCGACCATTCAGAAGCTGGCGAACAGCGTTAGCATTCCGTTTATCCCGGCGGACACCAGCAAGGAAAATTACACCGTCGACCACAGCGGCAACTTGGTGTTGATCGGCCCTGACGGCAAGCAACATGGCTTTATCCGCGCGCCCATTAATAACGACAAGCTCGCGGCACAGCTGCCTGGGTTGTTCGACAGGGCAAATTGA